In Tissierellales bacterium, a genomic segment contains:
- a CDS encoding anti-sigma factor domain-containing protein yields the protein MRRGVVLELKDQYVIVLAEGNKYIKIKKKLGMKEGQVIYFFDDDLVEEHFSNVKKYIAMVAVLAILLVGIRHSAFDIFKIGNDLILPKDVYAVVSIDINPSIELELSENLSVKNAYYKNEEAKNLFSNDSLENKYYTLAIKDIITLAREDGYLSKDGAIMVSATINDEKLDANSELYNDIKRQIESIMTQEDDVSLVMVEGNLQDLKFAREEKTSLGKATIIHSMSDLTAEDKEEIKREKVKTLILDGKINDSNSELEYPSKNRGDALELEIPTEDQFITIIGNEYIDIEKLIGMGFDLDLNIEEGQGKVQRGEKEITLESKYLFAGMEGRRYILLKNVFDGFSIEYNYEGCDLRIKDGGKEFYLYYGNPGNKQRLEKKIKRWIYPMKLNSSRTEQIETSISDLIVIDGSEWLRKEFLEEKGFSFEKNGSNSLKVFYLGEERDVEVLFEQRVNDKIYYPAKEILELYGLKFRYKDANPSIFEIEIDGQIYDLKYEKID from the coding sequence ATGCGTAGAGGAGTCGTATTAGAGCTAAAAGATCAATATGTAATTGTGTTAGCAGAAGGCAATAAATATATTAAAATCAAAAAGAAGTTAGGTATGAAAGAAGGACAAGTAATATACTTTTTTGATGATGATTTAGTTGAAGAACATTTTTCGAATGTGAAAAAATACATTGCCATGGTCGCAGTTCTTGCAATACTACTAGTCGGAATAAGGCATTCAGCGTTTGACATATTTAAAATAGGAAATGATTTAATTTTACCGAAGGATGTATATGCAGTAGTTAGTATAGACATAAACCCAAGTATAGAACTAGAGCTCAGTGAAAATTTAAGTGTCAAGAATGCGTATTATAAAAATGAAGAGGCAAAAAATTTATTTTCAAATGATTCTCTCGAAAATAAATACTATACTTTAGCAATAAAAGACATAATAACATTAGCTCGTGAAGATGGCTATCTTTCAAAAGATGGAGCAATAATGGTTTCAGCAACAATAAATGATGAGAAATTGGACGCAAACTCTGAATTATATAACGATATAAAGCGACAAATAGAATCAATAATGACTCAAGAAGATGATGTTTCGCTAGTTATGGTTGAAGGAAACCTACAAGATTTAAAATTTGCTAGAGAAGAAAAAACTTCATTGGGTAAAGCCACCATCATACACAGTATGAGTGACTTAACTGCAGAAGATAAAGAAGAGATAAAAAGAGAGAAAGTAAAAACTCTTATATTGGATGGAAAAATCAATGATTCAAACAGTGAATTAGAATATCCTTCAAAAAATAGAGGAGATGCTTTAGAACTTGAGATTCCAACTGAGGATCAATTTATTACAATAATTGGAAATGAATATATTGATATAGAAAAACTTATTGGAATGGGATTTGATTTGGATTTAAACATTGAAGAGGGTCAGGGAAAGGTACAGAGAGGTGAAAAAGAGATAACTTTAGAATCAAAATATCTTTTTGCTGGCATGGAAGGTAGAAGATATATTTTGCTTAAAAATGTATTTGATGGATTTTCTATTGAATACAACTACGAAGGTTGTGATCTTAGGATAAAAGATGGAGGGAAAGAGTTTTATCTATATTATGGGAATCCAGGCAATAAACAAAGATTGGAAAAGAAAATAAAAAGATGGATATATCCTATGAAATTGAATTCATCGAGAACAGAGCAAATAGAGACGAGCATATCAGATTTGATAGTCATCGATGGTTCGGAATGGCTTAGAAAAGAATTTTTAGAAGAAAAAGGATTTTCATTTGAAAAAAACGGATCGAATTCTTTGAAAGTATTTTATCTAGGAGAAGAAAGAGATGTAGAGGTTTTGTTCGAACAACGAGTGAATGATAAAATTTATTATCCAGCAAAAGAGATACTAGAACTATATGGATTAAAATTCAGATATAAAGATGCTAATCCAAGTATATTTGAAATTGAGATTGATGGACAAATATATGATCTGAAATACGAAAAAATAGACTAA
- a CDS encoding S-layer homology domain-containing protein gives PALRVSAEEVKPYDIESLEGTKDYKDKKNNIDFNDLDSHWSKDSIFHMAGLDVYRGSGNKKFGPEEKLTRDEALAGLIKAMGRQDEAIALQKPGETYWGQGYVDLAKQLGIVTAEETQTIEQIPDNIADQIDERVAENMINYEKDLDYTDAELTDIENNMKNDYTRDYTWEKSVDREQVAAWVARAKEIEPKPWSEIEKIYNLKDWENIDRNHLPFVEQILDQGIFTADAKGYFKPDDTMTKAELATVLKRIDGEWLEKRGYTEGYAQIQSIGSQISYEGPEKITEKIYNIDTLDDKSYKRLKSKKSPSGKYDTGFIVYKDGKLGFEDRLETSDYIKYYLKNGKVEFVEVETRPSTHIRGIIKSIDDKIYTIENLDTKAVEAFQLDPRANLFVNDLKAFPNDFIPGLEVKAEIKGGKIVMLNGVANKGEAGKIEKKTRYIKGKVIFTDPKKRTLTLDSDELNGTEVTLDAYTPIIKDEKAIPLDQVKPGDFVRLELDEYDNDKPSKVYVGYEDKQVENFIKGTLGPFTLKGDKVVVEDPLYYDGVTWSGSDEQKQYPLSSEVKTYFKGYEIPPEKMSDYQGKEVYIVTEKHFGDEVANHVFIKEGYERTYDDKIQDIAYGAQRLKIAYTDVLYNEGTVILKDGRRIDPYNLEKGDSIKVYTDEKGSAAFITVHNPPTSEGYRLVKDKIDKQTKYSFDFVNYDEIENQKWKDINDTRDTFQLSDETRVYDLRKDTDDAKRAISVDDFTKYRNEVITSDKSFVDKQAYAVLKGDMAIAVSITDPDAASQIITIAEIESKDDKTKTFSLKNAKDWSEFTGTWMDNNTGLMVNGATMLVVKGDRAVDFDKVQTGDQVYLMRWNDYGFVMLIP, from the coding sequence CCCGCTCTACGAGTTAGTGCAGAGGAAGTAAAGCCATACGATATAGAAAGCCTTGAAGGCACAAAAGACTATAAAGACAAGAAAAACAATATAGACTTTAACGACCTAGATAGCCATTGGTCAAAGGATTCTATATTTCATATGGCGGGGCTAGATGTGTATAGAGGAAGTGGAAACAAAAAATTTGGACCAGAAGAAAAACTTACTAGAGACGAGGCTCTAGCTGGTCTTATAAAAGCTATGGGAAGGCAAGATGAGGCCATAGCTCTTCAAAAACCAGGAGAGACATATTGGGGGCAGGGCTATGTTGACCTTGCAAAACAGCTTGGTATAGTAACTGCCGAAGAGACTCAGACCATAGAGCAGATTCCAGATAACATAGCAGATCAAATAGACGAGAGAGTAGCTGAGAATATGATAAACTACGAAAAAGACCTCGACTACACAGATGCAGAACTTACAGATATAGAAAACAATATGAAAAATGATTATACAAGAGATTATACTTGGGAAAAATCAGTTGATAGAGAACAGGTAGCGGCTTGGGTTGCTAGAGCTAAGGAAATCGAGCCAAAGCCATGGTCAGAAATAGAAAAGATATACAACTTAAAAGACTGGGAAAATATAGATAGAAATCACTTGCCATTTGTAGAACAAATACTAGATCAAGGCATATTTACAGCAGATGCAAAGGGTTACTTTAAACCAGATGATACAATGACAAAAGCAGAACTTGCAACAGTTTTAAAGAGAATTGATGGAGAGTGGCTTGAAAAAAGAGGATATACAGAAGGCTATGCCCAGATTCAGAGTATAGGAAGTCAAATATCATATGAAGGACCAGAAAAAATAACAGAGAAAATTTACAATATAGACACTCTAGATGACAAGAGCTACAAAAGACTTAAATCCAAAAAATCGCCTAGTGGAAAATACGACACAGGATTTATAGTGTATAAGGATGGTAAATTAGGATTTGAGGACAGACTAGAGACAAGTGACTATATAAAGTACTATTTAAAGAACGGTAAAGTAGAATTTGTAGAAGTAGAAACAAGACCGTCTACTCATATAAGAGGTATAATAAAGTCGATAGATGACAAAATATACACCATAGAAAACTTAGATACAAAAGCAGTCGAAGCATTTCAATTAGACCCGAGGGCAAATTTATTTGTAAATGATTTAAAAGCATTTCCAAATGATTTCATACCTGGGTTAGAAGTAAAAGCCGAGATAAAAGGCGGCAAGATAGTCATGTTAAATGGAGTCGCTAATAAAGGTGAAGCTGGGAAGATAGAAAAGAAAACTAGATATATAAAGGGAAAGGTAATATTTACAGATCCTAAAAAACGAACACTTACACTAGATAGCGATGAACTAAATGGTACAGAAGTTACATTAGACGCATATACACCTATAATAAAGGATGAAAAAGCTATTCCACTAGATCAAGTAAAGCCAGGAGATTTTGTGAGACTTGAATTAGACGAGTACGACAATGACAAACCTAGCAAAGTATATGTTGGTTATGAGGATAAACAAGTCGAAAACTTCATAAAAGGTACATTGGGACCATTTACGCTAAAGGGAGATAAAGTAGTTGTTGAAGATCCACTATACTACGATGGAGTTACATGGTCGGGTAGTGATGAACAGAAACAATACCCACTTTCAAGTGAAGTGAAAACCTACTTCAAAGGCTATGAAATTCCACCTGAGAAAATGTCAGATTATCAAGGCAAGGAAGTCTATATAGTAACTGAAAAACATTTTGGAGATGAGGTTGCAAACCACGTATTCATAAAAGAAGGCTATGAACGAACATATGACGATAAAATACAAGATATAGCGTATGGAGCACAACGACTTAAAATAGCATACACAGATGTCTTATACAACGAAGGGACAGTGATACTAAAAGATGGTAGGAGAATAGACCCTTACAATCTTGAAAAAGGTGATAGCATAAAAGTATATACTGACGAAAAAGGAAGTGCTGCATTTATTACAGTTCACAATCCACCTACATCAGAAGGATATAGACTTGTAAAAGACAAGATTGACAAACAGACAAAATACAGTTTTGATTTTGTAAATTACGATGAAATAGAAAATCAAAAGTGGAAAGACATAAACGATACTAGAGACACATTCCAATTGAGTGATGAAACTAGAGTATATGATCTAAGAAAAGATACAGATGATGCAAAGCGAGCTATAAGCGTTGATGACTTCACAAAATATAGAAATGAAGTCATAACTAGCGACAAAAGTTTTGTAGACAAACAAGCGTATGCTGTTCTAAAAGGAGATATGGCTATAGCGGTAAGTATAACCGATCCAGACGCAGCATCCCAGATCATAACTATAGCAGAAATAGAGAGCAAGGATGACAAGACAAAAACATTTAGTCTGAAAAATGCCAAAGATTGGAGTGAATTCACTGGTACGTGGATGGACAACAACACAGGGCTTATGGTAAATGGAGCGACAATGCTTGTTGTCAAAGGCGATAGAGCAGTAGACTTTGACAAGGTGCAGACAGGCGATCAAGTTTATCTTATGAGATGGAATGACTATGGATTTGTAATGCTGATACCATAA
- a CDS encoding response regulator transcription factor: MAKVLMVEDDPQIGNLMKAYFEKSFHEVALEKDGVEGYMKFKSEQFDLVLLDIMLPGIDGFEIAQRIRKESDVPIIMVTARSDDEDQIKGYHLKIDDYITKPFNPEILMLKANHLLERLKYSKDKETEIQSFEIKGLRIDYLKRKVYIDGDEIKLEPKQYQILKYLIDNKTQVITRDELLDKIWGYDYFGSSRVVDSQIKKLRSSMKHKSYMIKTVISVGYTFEEE, translated from the coding sequence ATGGCGAAAGTATTGATGGTAGAAGATGATCCTCAAATAGGAAATTTGATGAAAGCATATTTTGAGAAATCATTTCATGAAGTAGCACTTGAAAAAGACGGTGTCGAAGGCTATATGAAATTTAAATCGGAACAATTTGACCTAGTACTCTTAGATATAATGCTTCCGGGAATAGATGGATTTGAGATTGCACAGAGAATTAGAAAAGAATCAGATGTTCCCATAATTATGGTTACGGCGAGAAGTGATGATGAAGATCAGATAAAAGGATATCATCTCAAAATAGATGACTATATAACAAAACCCTTCAATCCAGAAATATTGATGCTAAAAGCAAATCATTTATTGGAACGACTTAAATATTCCAAGGACAAAGAAACTGAAATTCAAAGCTTTGAAATTAAAGGACTTAGAATCGACTATCTGAAGCGAAAAGTATACATTGATGGAGACGAAATCAAACTAGAGCCAAAGCAATATCAGATACTAAAATATCTAATAGACAATAAAACACAAGTCATTACTAGAGATGAACTTTTGGATAAAATTTGGGGATACGACTACTTTGGAAGTTCTAGGGTAGTTGATTCTCAGATAAAGAAACTTAGAAGCAGTATGAAACACAAATCATACATGATAAAAACAGTGATATCAGTTGGCTACACATTTGAGGAGGAATAG
- a CDS encoding HAMP domain-containing histidine kinase, with amino-acid sequence MNWKLGRLGSKLIAINVILIGILFVSQYLFQNVFLEKNYASYKKDKLLSSIEQYSSIRDDSKMLKAFKENLLERQNLTIFEMDSKFDTILGQASEMNYIDIKKEDGEIVRVETLFGREFFDSLEEGMNIEANAIEVEKNKKLLAVNLKLDDEVKSAFYTEETFYVEFSGEDDWIKSIQENDLKNREMPVVNIEATVIKGSVVAFKNTEGNLTRHNQIIQYYTKTKNLKGVTQKLDKIKYAGSEYLIGIKASDFGYITAITTVKPSRDIVDMFNDFNKYLIIVGVTSILGLIILYKKIITNPLSKINEVSQDIAVQNFENHLNIKTGDELETISNTINEMSDNLNENIENLKNAKMQIQKDYEKRIEIEENQKFLLMNISHDLKTPLTIVKGNLKAIKDGIYDMSYIEPTIDGVDEITNTLNEMLELTKIQSVGLNLRLELSDLGRLIYKVYDEMRGLANEKNIRVEFDIEETFIMMDEREMKKVIQNLISNAIKYSPHNESIFIKTNKIKDSFKFTIENTGVTIEEKAIDNIFDPFYRGDFSRDSKTKGNGLGLSIVKAVLDAHGYECSIYNREKSVVVEVED; translated from the coding sequence ATGAATTGGAAACTAGGACGACTTGGAAGCAAACTGATAGCTATAAATGTAATTCTCATAGGAATACTTTTTGTAAGTCAATATTTGTTTCAAAATGTATTTTTAGAAAAAAATTATGCAAGCTACAAAAAAGATAAACTATTATCTAGTATTGAACAATATTCGAGCATCAGAGATGATTCCAAAATGCTAAAAGCATTTAAAGAAAATTTACTCGAAAGGCAAAATCTAACTATATTTGAGATGGATTCAAAATTTGATACTATATTGGGGCAGGCTTCGGAGATGAACTATATAGATATAAAAAAAGAAGATGGAGAAATAGTGCGAGTAGAAACACTATTTGGAAGAGAATTTTTTGACAGTTTAGAAGAAGGTATGAATATAGAGGCTAATGCCATTGAAGTGGAGAAAAACAAGAAATTACTGGCAGTGAATTTAAAATTAGACGACGAAGTAAAATCGGCTTTTTATACAGAGGAAACGTTCTATGTCGAATTTAGTGGAGAGGATGATTGGATAAAATCAATTCAAGAAAATGATCTGAAAAATAGAGAAATGCCAGTGGTAAACATAGAAGCAACGGTGATAAAAGGTAGCGTGGTTGCATTTAAAAATACAGAAGGTAATTTGACTAGACACAATCAAATAATACAATACTACACAAAAACAAAAAATCTAAAAGGTGTAACTCAGAAACTAGATAAGATAAAATATGCGGGAAGCGAATACCTTATAGGAATAAAAGCGTCTGATTTTGGATATATAACTGCAATTACAACCGTAAAACCGTCTAGAGATATAGTGGATATGTTTAATGACTTCAATAAGTACTTAATAATTGTAGGTGTGACTTCGATATTGGGTCTTATAATACTATATAAAAAAATCATAACAAATCCACTTTCCAAAATAAATGAAGTATCTCAAGATATAGCCGTGCAGAACTTTGAAAATCATCTGAATATAAAAACAGGAGATGAACTAGAGACTATATCAAATACCATAAATGAAATGAGTGATAATCTAAATGAAAACATAGAAAATTTGAAAAATGCCAAAATGCAAATTCAAAAAGACTATGAAAAAAGAATAGAAATAGAAGAAAATCAGAAATTTTTGCTAATGAATATATCTCACGATTTAAAGACGCCGCTGACTATAGTTAAAGGGAATCTCAAGGCAATAAAAGATGGAATTTACGATATGAGCTATATCGAACCGACAATAGACGGAGTTGACGAAATAACAAATACTCTAAATGAAATGCTAGAACTCACTAAAATTCAGAGTGTAGGATTAAACTTGAGATTGGAATTGAGTGATTTAGGAAGACTTATATACAAGGTATATGACGAAATGAGAGGTTTAGCAAATGAAAAAAATATAAGAGTAGAATTTGATATAGAAGAAACATTTATAATGATGGACGAAAGAGAAATGAAAAAAGTAATTCAAAATCTAATTTCAAATGCCATAAAGTACTCACCTCACAATGAGTCTATATTTATAAAAACGAATAAAATCAAAGATAGCTTTAAATTTACGATAGAAAATACAGGAGTAACTATAGAAGAAAAAGCCATAGACAATATTTTTGATCCATTTTACAGAGGAGATTTCTCTAGAGATTCGAAAACAAAAGGAAATGGTTTGGGATTATCCATAGTAAAAGCAGTATTAGATGCGCATGGATATGAGTGTAGCATATACAATAGAGAGAAAAGTGTTGTTGTTGAAGTGGAAGATTAG
- a CDS encoding S-layer homology domain-containing protein: MKVNKIMICICIVVCMMISPIGVFASTNNAGFEGGISKNDSGVKDEYDYKEVIFVTGKPVVLYGKVQMNEDQTSLTFKDLKSADGTIKASKKIGLTRVKNTDTPLQTIETIDLASFSETITVTDDNGQTTYTLSDYQFHSSVVKDNQPVIQFYQGMWNRCQKKYIINGNVADTVTVDIDGSLYGYDTYWSSTETQTIKQTLHYDQKSGETPTEWYGYGNIELSFNKNNKLSYFENAVHLSSFAGAYGLLKEEESVMTYSYNGGEPQSERLVNHPPQEMLYLPKYEDLRGHWAEESIKKLASLKIIEEDGSIFGPDLPETRADFARHMAIALRLDLEKSDEIRRSYVKDEIKKPFFIDVAEDDKDYPYIKAMNDNNVMHGKTDDMFFPNQTITREEAFTIVIRALGLERLAPTHNFNTRFKDDAKISKWAKKAVYVMDYLGIAQGYEGYINPKEVMTKAETAAMIDKLIEYMQKDLKEDYREGVLEY; encoded by the coding sequence GTGAAAGTTAATAAGATTATGATTTGTATTTGTATAGTGGTGTGCATGATGATTTCACCGATTGGAGTGTTTGCTTCTACGAATAATGCTGGATTTGAGGGTGGTATTAGCAAAAATGATAGTGGAGTTAAAGACGAGTACGATTATAAAGAAGTGATTTTTGTTACTGGAAAGCCAGTAGTTTTATATGGCAAGGTACAGATGAATGAAGACCAAACTAGTCTTACATTCAAAGATCTTAAAAGTGCAGATGGAACTATAAAAGCGAGTAAAAAAATAGGACTTACTAGAGTCAAGAATACTGATACTCCGCTTCAAACAATAGAAACTATTGATTTAGCAAGTTTCAGTGAGACTATAACTGTTACGGATGACAATGGACAGACAACGTATACACTTTCAGATTATCAATTTCACAGTTCAGTAGTTAAAGACAATCAACCAGTTATACAATTTTATCAAGGTATGTGGAATAGATGCCAGAAAAAATATATAATAAATGGAAATGTTGCAGATACGGTTACAGTCGATATAGATGGAAGTCTATACGGATATGATACTTATTGGTCTAGTACCGAGACTCAAACAATAAAGCAAACTCTACATTATGATCAAAAGAGCGGGGAAACTCCTACAGAGTGGTATGGATATGGAAATATTGAATTGTCATTTAACAAAAACAACAAACTTTCTTACTTTGAAAATGCAGTTCATCTCAGTTCTTTTGCAGGAGCATATGGACTTTTGAAAGAAGAAGAATCGGTTATGACTTATAGCTACAATGGTGGAGAACCACAGAGTGAGAGACTTGTAAATCATCCACCACAAGAGATGTTGTATTTGCCGAAATATGAAGACTTAAGAGGTCATTGGGCAGAAGAGTCTATAAAAAAACTCGCAAGTCTTAAAATCATAGAGGAAGATGGTTCTATATTTGGCCCGGATCTACCAGAGACGAGAGCTGATTTTGCAAGGCATATGGCCATAGCACTTAGATTAGATTTAGAAAAATCTGATGAAATAAGGAGAAGTTACGTCAAAGATGAGATTAAAAAGCCATTTTTCATAGACGTAGCAGAAGATGACAAAGATTACCCTTATATAAAAGCTATGAATGATAACAACGTGATGCATGGAAAGACAGATGATATGTTTTTTCCAAATCAAACTATAACGAGAGAAGAGGCTTTTACCATAGTTATACGAGCATTAGGGCTTGAAAGATTAGCACCTACTCACAATTTCAATACTAGGTTTAAAGATGATGCTAAAATATCTAAATGGGCAAAGAAAGCAGTTTATGTGATGGATTACTTGGGAATAGCTCAGGGGTATGAAGGATATATAAATCCAAAAGAAGTTATGACTAAAGCAGAAACGGCAGCCATGATAGATAAGCTCATAGAGTACATGCAAAAGGATTTAAAAGAAGATTATCGTGAAGGCGTGTTAGAGTACTAG
- a CDS encoding ATP-binding cassette domain-containing protein, producing MLEIKNVSKVYNPEKSKAVHALKSINLKLRAGELVGILGKSGSGKSTLLNIIAGLDKPSEGEVKIDDINLESCTDREMADTRKDKIGFIFQDFQLMDHLTVTENVELGLAMEDIDRREKRRRCELVLTKVGLKEHLEHKPSELSGGQKQRVAVARALVKQPDIIVADEPTGALDTKTTDEIVNLLKEIAGAGKLVIVVTHDEDFKKHATRVVELKDGAVIEDSVRKSTTFDIQNSNEDRTEQGKQKTPRTFDINAAFKLSFKRLLEKKWRYFLVSISMIIGICSLSLAFGISSGIKSYTEYAKERVIDSKKLTFTQEGQMKSKDYFAIRENKKVNLIQDEYTLDSKIVTSRGQVDYKTKSIIQDEYKGEYTTPEIVHGNLPKDGENEIAFSEDLAKKIAGEKSIDGLIGQEIVTKFLAKDPLKNYPSRWDEQKLKIVGITKKSLVGDDYAYTSYEKQKEIVRRSRFISKGEDIPTNSYSVYLKDSKFIGDIDSKFGSKYIIVKPSDLLKDLTQMFKNYNILVLSGAALILFISALMIGIILFISVLERQREIGLFIAIGGTRADIKKIFITEGILLGGFASGAGVLISILGLAIINPITMKSMGYGLYMPTATTLLGALIFGVTISLISSLMPANSASKLLPIDLLRRN from the coding sequence ATGCTTGAGATAAAAAATGTAAGTAAAGTGTACAACCCTGAGAAATCGAAAGCGGTTCATGCGCTAAAAAGCATAAACTTAAAGCTCAGAGCTGGAGAACTGGTTGGCATACTTGGTAAATCTGGTTCGGGCAAATCAACGCTTTTGAACATAATAGCAGGATTGGATAAACCTAGCGAAGGAGAAGTAAAAATAGATGATATCAATCTAGAATCATGTACAGATAGAGAGATGGCGGATACAAGAAAAGATAAAATTGGATTTATATTTCAAGACTTTCAGCTGATGGATCATCTCACAGTAACGGAGAATGTGGAATTGGGACTTGCCATGGAAGATATAGACAGAAGAGAAAAGAGAAGACGATGTGAGCTGGTACTGACAAAAGTCGGTCTTAAAGAACATTTAGAGCACAAGCCAAGTGAATTATCAGGAGGTCAAAAACAGAGAGTCGCGGTTGCAAGAGCATTGGTGAAACAGCCAGATATAATAGTAGCCGATGAACCTACAGGAGCACTTGATACCAAAACAACAGATGAGATAGTAAATTTACTAAAAGAAATAGCTGGTGCAGGTAAGCTAGTAATAGTAGTAACACATGATGAAGATTTTAAAAAGCATGCAACTAGAGTAGTTGAATTAAAAGATGGAGCAGTAATAGAAGATTCTGTAAGAAAAAGCACCACATTTGACATTCAAAATTCAAATGAAGATAGAACAGAGCAAGGTAAACAAAAAACACCACGTACATTTGACATAAACGCAGCTTTCAAATTGTCATTCAAACGATTGCTGGAGAAAAAATGGAGGTATTTTTTAGTATCAATTAGTATGATAATAGGAATTTGCAGTCTTTCACTAGCATTTGGAATAAGTAGTGGGATCAAAAGCTATACAGAATATGCTAAAGAGAGAGTAATTGATAGCAAAAAACTTACATTTACTCAAGAAGGTCAAATGAAATCAAAAGACTATTTTGCTATCAGAGAAAATAAAAAAGTGAATTTGATACAAGATGAATATACTTTAGATTCAAAGATAGTGACATCTAGAGGACAAGTAGATTACAAAACAAAATCGATAATACAAGATGAATACAAAGGGGAATATACTACCCCAGAAATAGTACATGGGAATTTGCCAAAAGATGGAGAAAATGAAATAGCATTCTCCGAAGACTTGGCAAAAAAGATAGCGGGAGAAAAATCAATAGACGGTCTAATCGGACAGGAGATAGTTACGAAATTCTTAGCGAAAGATCCTTTGAAAAACTATCCATCTAGATGGGATGAGCAAAAACTCAAGATAGTTGGAATAACAAAGAAAAGTTTAGTAGGAGACGATTACGCATACACATCGTATGAAAAGCAAAAAGAAATAGTCAGAAGATCTAGATTCATATCTAAAGGAGAAGATATACCGACAAATAGCTATAGTGTATACCTCAAAGACTCTAAATTTATAGGAGATATAGATTCGAAGTTTGGCTCTAAGTACATCATAGTAAAACCGTCAGATTTACTAAAAGATTTAACTCAGATGTTTAAAAATTACAATATATTAGTACTATCTGGAGCTGCCCTTATATTATTTATATCTGCTCTTATGATAGGAATCATACTATTTATATCGGTACTTGAGAGGCAGCGGGAAATAGGACTATTCATAGCCATAGGTGGAACGCGAGCAGACATCAAAAAAATATTCATAACAGAAGGGATATTACTCGGTGGTTTTGCATCAGGCGCAGGAGTACTGATATCAATACTAGGATTAGCAATAATAAACCCTATTACTATGAAATCAATGGGATATGGACTTTACATGCCTACAGCTACAACACTCTTAGGAGCACTTATATTTGGAGTAACTATAAGTCTTATATCAAGCTTGATGCCAGCGAATAGCGCATCTAAATTATTGCCTATAGATTTACTTAGAAGAAATTAG